The following nucleotide sequence is from Sulfurospirillum arsenophilum NBRC 109478.
ACAAGTGGCAAGCTTTTACCAAAGCAGATACCACCTTTAACATCAACACCCCCGCCAAGTGCTGAAAAAAGCGCTTGAGCACGGCGTAATTGGAAGTCATTTTTAGACCACGTGGTACGTCTTCCTTGGTAATAGATCGCTTGAGGAGCATTTGCCATAAAATCACGAGATACTTGATAAATATCGGCTGCTTTAATGCCGGTGATTTTCTCTGCCCATTCAGGAGTATAGTTACTATTTAAAATGTGGTTTTTGTAATCCTCAAAACCATTAAAGTAATTTGTAACAAAGGCTTTATTGTAGCGCTCTTCTTTGATCGCAACATAGGTGAGTGCTAAAACAAAGGCTAAGTCTGTTCCTACATTGATCGCAAGCCATTTATCACTTTTGGCAGCCGTATTGGTAAAACGAGGATCAACAGTAATCAGCTTTGCACCTCTTCCATTGGTGCGCTTAAACATATCCATGGTATCGGGGGTGACAATTGCTTCAGCACGGTTTGCTCCTGCCATAATGACGTATTTGGCATTGTCCAAATCCGCTTGACCGTAACCACCAATCGTAAGTGTATACCCTGAAACGGTTGTTGCTAAACAGAGACTTGCATGGTTTAAGAAGTGGGAAGAGCCAAACATGGTGAAAAAACTTTTAAAGGTATGTTCTGCCATGCCCTCCCCCGCACAAAACGCTACAGTTGAGCGATTGTCTTTCTCTTCTTCCAAGATTTTGGTGAGTTTTTCATTAATATACGCATAAGCTTCGTCCCAACTGACACGCTTAAACTTACCACTACCTTTTTCGCCATCACGAATCAACGGATATTTAAGACGATCGGGATCATAGACCGCTTGTATACCAGAATTACCACGAGGACAGAGCATATTGCGTGATTTTGGAAAAAGTGGATTTGGATCAAGTTTTTCAATAACACCATTGCGTACATGCGCAATCGCTGCGCATTTATTAACACACATCTCACAGAGTGTTGCTATTTTCTTATTATCTTCATTGCCAACTTTTTTGGCTGGTGTTGTAACGCTCGCTATAACGGAAGAGGAACTAAGGCTCACTCCGCCTGCTATTGACATCGCTACACTCCCTTGAAGAAATCTCCTTCTTGAGATCTCTACTTTCATCGCGTCTCCTTGTAATCTTTTGCCTTTAAGGTTCGTACGTTCAAACGAGGTTTAAAAGTACGTCTTGTTCTATCCATTGTAAAGGTTAAATCTTAGAAAAAACTTACAAAAGGTAAAAAAAAATATACAAATATGAGAGGCCATGAATTAAATCCCTAGAAATAGGCGATTTATCAATACAAAAAAGATGTTGTTTTTGTAAAAAAAGTGATAAAAAAGGTAAATTATAATGAACTTTTTTGAGGGAATTTATAAATTTTGACTCAAAATAGTTCTAAAAACAGATCATTTATTTTAAGTTTTAAAGCCTATTTTGAGAGAATTTATAAATTTTAGTTATATTTTATTAACCTTTTGAAACATCTTTGACACTCCCCACACAAAAAGGACTTCAAATTCAAGGTAATCGTGCGGATAATTTTGGATGATCGCCTTCGTTTGTGCGATACTCAAACGTTTTTCTCCACCACTGACGCCACTTTTTTTAATATAACGAAATTTAGAGAGATTGTCTTCAAAAAAGAGACGAAATATTTTGGTTTCATGTTTACATGTAAAATAGTTTTCAAACAGTTTTATTAATGCTGTAGCATTCGGTAAAAAGGTAGATTGTCCACTCATAGCATAGATCGTTTCAAATGTTTTGTCGGTAAAAATAGCAAAGGCGCCCTCTTTACATGTAAGCGCCAGCTGAGAAATTAATGCTTCAATGTCCCGTGCCCATTGCAAAGCGGAAGAGGAGATGAGAAGGTCGTACGGTGGGTTTAATGTTTCAAACAATGTAGGCTCTTCAAAATCCTCGCAGATAATTTCCACATCTTTACATGTAGGATGTAATTCACACATTTTAAGAGCATTATCAACCCCTGTAAAATGTTCTATCTCCCATGTAATATTTTTAAAAACAGCTCCACTTCCACACCCTAAATCTAAGATTTTTTTAGGCTGTGAGTCAATTCGAGAAATCAAATAATGTGCAACTTCACGTTGCAAGGAAGTATAGTCATCGTAACTATGTGCATTTTTGGAAAATTCATTAATATGTTTTGCGATCATGTGTATTAGGATGTCCACTTTTTTTCCAAAAAGTATACTCTGCTCTGACTAAAAAATCACTGTTTAACCTTTGCCTATGATGTTTAATCAGAAAAGACAATCATAATTTAAGAGTTTTTTTCATAAAATATCTAATAATACTCATAATAAGGGGTCAAAAATGTCTAAATGGGGGCGTTTAGGAATTTTGATGTGTCTTATTTTAAGCACACAACTATGGGCATCCATCGGAAAAGTCTCGCTTTTAAAAGGCGAAGCCATCGCAAATCGTGATAATCAAACCATTGCGCTTGCCAATGGCACAACGCTTGAAGAACATGATCTTATTTCAACACGAGCTAACAGCCAAATTCAACTTACGTTTGAAGATAAAACAGTCATCACGCTAGGCAGTGAGAGTATTTTAGACATCAATCAATATCTCAATGATGCTCAAGAACCTAAGGCAAAATTTAAATTTAACCAAGGGACATTCAAAAGCATTACAGGCAATATTGGTAAAAAAGCACCTGAAAACTTTAACTTAGAAACTAAAACGGCTACGATTGGTATTCGAGGAACAACCGTTTTAGGGCAGACAAATATGCCACCTCAAAATGGACGTGAACAACCCGATATCATAGGATGCTCCTCTGGTAAAATTGTCGTTGTAACCCCTATGGGCTCAGTTGAAATAGGCGCTGGATTCGCGACAACAGTCACACCAAATCAAGCACCTACCGCACCTCAACCTCTTAGCACAACACCATTAACAACTACAAGTTCTACACAATCTTCGCAAAATGGCAACGTTATACTCGCCTCTTCCGTAACATCAACAAACAATAACGTTAATGAAGTTGCAAATAATACCTTGCAAGAGTCAACACAAAATAGTGTCACAAACACGGCAAATACCGCAAAAAATCAATCTATTTTTTATCCTAGCATTGGATTAACAGGTGGCATTTTGGATTATGAACCATTTAAAAGTTCTATTAGTTATTACATACAAGGTATAGATTCTACTTTAACGTTTGGTTTAAATTATCGACCGTACAACATTGATCCAGACACAGGAGAATATGCACATGCACATTCCTATACAACATTACTTCTTGAAAATATTCCACTCATGGATACAAATGGTTGGGCTGATTTAAATACTATCAATAACACTGTAACAGGCTTTAAATATCTGACAAAAACATTAAATAGCTCAAATAATCCCGTAACACTCTCACTCAATAACAGTGATATAACATTATCAAGTTATAGTTTGTTACAAGATGCAAATGAAGAACTCTTTATTGCTTCTTTGAATAATAATGACATTGGATATACCCAAAAATTCATTATTGGGCAACAGTCTTCGTCTATCCCAGATTCAACCATTCTTTATTACGCAGATCCATTTGATTCTATTTCACCAACCATTTATCCTGAATTAACAGGATCTAACAATGCTTTAGCAATTAACACAACCAACCGTAATGCACTTGGTTTTTCAGTAGATGGAAGCACTAATAAAATTATTATTACCATTGGAAGTCTTGATAGCCATAACAGCCTATCACTCAAAGATTATTCACTTACAACTTCAAACGACGCAGATTATATTCGTAACTGGAGTTATACGAGTTTATCGGGAGCTGTTTATGGTAGCACCAATCAAGCAATTGGCGTCAATGGCATAAAAACTACCTATAATTTTGATGGTGACTATATCTCTAGTTATGGAACGACAACAGGTATAGCCGTACAAACGACATCTTCTACACCCACAGCATCGCAAAGATATAATGCTGTACAAACGTTAGATGGATTGATTACAAATGCCTTAGGCAATAGTGATTTAACCATTCAGTTAAATAAAAACACAGGTGTGGTGAGTGTTGCATCCTCTTTATTATCGATTGATGGGACGGGCGCATCTAGTAAATCAGCATACATTCATGATGACTACTTTGCTGCTATAACCCTAGATACCTATGATCATACAACACCCGCACTCACAAGCTATCTTATTGCGATTCCAATGGAAACACAAGATGATTATGTTTCATGGGGATATTGGGGTAAAAGCACTCTTAATAATACTAATCAAATAGAAACAGACACTTCACCTTTTAGCACATGGGTTGCCGGCGTCAAAACAGATACTAGTGTCATACAAAATCTTGTAACAAACTCTGCATCGTATACTTACAATGGTGCTGTTATTGGTGCAGCTCGTGAAGGTGGCACGTGGGGATCTATCAAAAATGATGGTAGCAATCTGATTAATCTTTCAATCAACTTTGCCAACGTAAATCCTATAACAGGCACTATCGCCTTTAATACCAGTAACAATGGTTCATGGAGCAGTACTGTTACTACCAGTGCTTTAACAGCTAGTACATCTAGCTTTGCAGCGAATCTTTCAAGTGCAAACTCTTACGGAAGCTTAAAGGGTAATTTCTACGGACCAACAGCGAACGCCGTTGCAGGTAGTTTTAGCCTGTCAAAAATTTCTGATGATATAGCTTCCGGCTCATTTAAAGCAATCAAATAAGGGTTGGTAGAATGAAAAAAATTTTAATCATCTGTTGTATTATCTCTTCACTCTTAGCCAGTTCTTTAGAGACCTTTAAAAGTGACTACGATCAAGCACTCAAACTCTATAATAGTGGTGATTTTCAAAATGCTTCTATTCAATTTTATGCGCTAAGCGAAGTTGCTCCCGAAAATGTCGAAGTCAATTTTTATCTTGGACGCTCTTCCCTAGAGCTTAAACACTATGACGATGCTGTGAGTGCCTTTGATCGTGTGCTTATTCTCAATCCATCGCATGTCCGAACCAAATTAGAATTGGCACGTCTCTATTTTGAAATTCAACAATACGATACTGCACAATCGCTTCTTGATGGTGTTTTACAAGAGCAATTGCCATTGACAGTTCAAGAAAATGTCGTCGCTCTTAAAAGTGCTATCGATCAGCAAAGAGCAAAACACACCTTTGGTGGTGCACTCATTTTAGCATGGGATTACGATACCAATATTGGCAATGATGTGGGCAGAGGTGTGACTCAAAACGTGCTCAGCATCATTGATCTTCCTGGCAATAACCAACGTAAAAGTGCTGGACTTGCTCAAACATTGGTTTTAAACCACAGTTACGATATGGGAGAAAAGGGAGGTTTTGCTTGGGATACTGCTTTTATCGCCTACAATAAAAATCTTACCCAATACTCCGATAAAGATTTGATGTTCTTTTCTCTTTCGACGGGTCCAAGCTATACGTATGATATCTATAAACTTTCGCTTCAAGCAGGTTATGACAAAGTACGTTTAGAATCCGATGACTACATGAATATAACCCACTTTTCACTCAATCTCAAGGCTATTTTAACCCCTGAGTTAATGCTAGAAACTGACATCACTCAAAAGCGTAACCTTCATACGCAAAGTAGCAATACGACCGATTCCGATGCAACACTTTATACGATGGGTGTACGTTATGCACTCAACCCTCAAGATCCTTGGATTATTGCTGCATATATCTCGTACAAAGATGAAAACGAACGTGATAAAGCCGCTGCACAATATGGCGTCTCACTGGATGAGTGGAGTTACCGTTTAGAGCTTTCAAAAGAGATTTTTAAAGATTTTAGAGCTACTATTGGCTACACCTATAAAGACACTAATTACAAAGAGTTTGATGCACTTTTCAATCTCAAACGAAGCGATACAGAGGATTACTATTCAACTTCACTTTCGTACATGCTTACGAAACAATCTTCCGTTATGTTAAGCTACGCCTACAGCGATCATGCTTCGAACAATGCACTTTATACCTATAAAAAAAATGTTACGGCACTTTCGTACATTTACTCCTTTTAACCTATGCGAAAAAGCTTAACACAGCTCCTTTTTTCTCTGATTATCATGGGAAGCTCTATCGTGGGTTATCTCTATTACAGCTCTTTTTGGCAACCTTTTGAGTACAAGATCAAAGATATCATGCTCCAAAGCAGAGGCGAGATTAAAGGTGATGAAAATATTGTCATCATCGATATTGATGAGAAGAGCCTCAAAGCACTGGGGCAATGGCCATGGAGCAGAGATAAAATCGCTAAATTATTGCAAAATCTCTCGGATCTTGGTGTTGCGATTATAGGGCTTGATGTCGTTTTTGCCGAAGCTGATAGTAGCTCTCCGCAAAAAGTTTTAAAGCAACTAGGACTCCCCCACCAAGGAGTACCTGATTTTGATGCTATTTTTGCACAAACCATCAGTGAGACGCCAACGATTGTCGGCTATGTTTTTGCGCTTACGCCTGATGCCATAGAGCCTGAAGGAAATCCTAAATCTGCTGCCATCATCGTAGAGCAAAACCGCCCTCCTCACTCCTCATTGATCAAACCGTATCGTGCTATTCTCAACATTCCACAAATTCAAAAGCAAGCGTATTCGAGCGGTTATTTCAATACTATTCCCGATAGCGATGGTATTGTACGCAGTATTCCTCTGATTATGGAGTATGATGGTATTCTTTATCCTTCTTTGAGCCTTGAGATGGTGCGCATCGCACTGAATGAAAAAAAGATCAACATTGTTTACGATGAGAATGGGCTAAGACAGATCGAAATTGGAGAACATATCATCCCCACCGACTTTTTTGGTCGCTTGATGGTCAATTACCGTGGACGTCAACATAGCTATGACTATATCTCAGCCATTGATGTTTACACTAATCGCGTCAATCCTTTACATGTAAAAGATAAAATCGCTCTTGTAGGCACCTCTGCCGCGGGTTTGCTTGATCTTAGAAGTACCCCTTTTGAGAGTGTCTATGCCGGTGTGGAAGTGCATGCCAATGCTATTGATAACATCTTGCACCAAGAGTACCTTGCGAAACCCATTTGGACACGCGGTGTTGATCTTCTTAGCATCGTAGCCCTCTGTGCCATTACCCTTGTTATCTTACTCCTTCCAAGTGCCTTTTTTAGTTTTAGTGCCCTTGTAACACTCAACCTTATGGTGATTCTTGCACACTATTACAGCATGATTTACCAAGGAACTTTATTTAACACCATTTTGCCACTTGTCGCAATCAATCTTCTCTTTATCGTAGGACAAGCTATCAACTATTTTCTTGAAATTAGGCAAAAAGAGCTCATCAAACACAAATTTGCGAGCAAAGTAAGCCCCGCGGTTATGAACAATATTCTTGCAAGTGAAGATGATGTTTTGCAAGGAATAGAGAAAGAGATTACCATCTTTTTTTCCGATGTACGAAATTTTACCGCCATCTCCGAAGCTGCAGGTGATGCAAAATCGCTGATTCATCTTATGAACGCCTATATGGATCCGATGAGTCAAATCATTATTCGCTCAGGCGGTACAGTCGATAAATTTATCGGCGATGCCATTATGGCATATTGGAATGCCCCTATTAGCATGGAAGATCATGCGGATAAAGCTGTTTCTGCCGCCCTTGAACAACTACACCACCTCAAATCGTTAAATGCCGAACTCAAAGCCAACCCTGAATTTTCCAAAGTCGTTGCTATGGCAGAGGCAAAAGGCATGCCTATCATTGACATTGGCATTGGTATTAACACCGGTGTTGCCATTGTAGGTGAGATGGGAACCAGTAGCCGTAGTGACTATACCGTCATTGGCGATCCTATCAATCTTGGATCGCGCCTTGAATCATTGTGCAAATACTACAACTCACACCTTACCATCTCTAACTTTACCAAAGCCAAACTAGAAGGTGCTTATATCTTTCGCTTTTTGGATTTAGTGACGGTTAAGGGTAAAAGTGAGCCTATTGAAGTCTGGCAAATCCATGATTTTGATGCCCCTCAAAAAGAGCCACTCTATTCAGTGAGTTATGAAATGCTTCAAGAAGAACTGAGACTCCATCATGAGGCTATTACACTCTATAAAGAGGCACGTTTTGAAGAAGCACTTGCTTGTTTTGAAGCGTTGCAACAAAGAGAGACAAAAACCAATCACGCAATTTATACTATTTATTGTGAGCGTTGTTCACACTATATCACGTTTCCACCGAGTGCATTTAAGGGTGTTTTTGTGCACACTACCAAAGGATAAGCATGAGTTATATTCGTATTTTAGGCGCCCAAGGAAGCAGAGCTAAAGAGTCCTTTACCACCTGTATTCAAGTCACCAAAAACACGCTCATAGATGCGGGTAATATTATGCATGCCCTTGGCGATGAAGCTTTACATGTAAACCGTATTTTTTTCTCTCATGCACACCTAGATCATATCATCGATACTGCGTTTATGATTGACAATTTTTTTGCCAAACGTACAACATCACTCACACTTTACGGACTTCCAGCGACAATTGAAGCCTTACAAAAACATCTTTTCAATGATGTGGTATGGCCCAATTTTAGTAAACTCTTCCTTATCAATAGTACAACACCCGCCATCACCTATGTTACCCTTGAGCCCAATCAAAGTTATGCGATTGAAGAAGGCATAACACTTACCCCTTTCTTAGCCAATCATACCGTGCCCTGCTGTGGTTACATCATTGAGCAAAATAAAAGTGCCCTCCTCTTCTCGGCAGATACCTTTCGCAATGAAGCGCTTTGGAATCTACTGAATGAAAAACCTGAAATCAAAGCACTGATCATCGATGTCTCGTTTCCTAATCATTTTAAGAAAATTGCAACGGAGAGTAAGCATCTAACACCGCATTTTCTAGCAGAAGAGATGCAACAACTCAAGCGAAATGATCTGCATATTTATATCAACCATCTTAAACCTTTTTATGCGGAGCAGATTAAGAATGAACTTCATGCTATTGGTATTACGAAAGAAGCTATTTTGCACGATGGCGAAAGTATAAACCTTGCGACGGGGTATTTAGAGCCAAGCATCCCTCGCAGCATCGATGAGCGCGTTCAAAAGCTCACCGAGATTGGAACAGCCCTCTCTGCAAATGAAAACCTTGATGCTCTTTTGGAGATGATCGTTACCGAAGCTAAAAATCTCACGGGTGCGGATGGTGGAACACTCTATCTGCTTGAAAAAGATGAACTTCGTTTTCAGGTCATTCAAACCGACTCATTAAGCATCAAAATGGGAGGAACCAGTGGCAAAATCACATGGCCACCACTTCCACTTTACCTCGAAGATGACACTCCCAATAAAAAGATGGTAGCCGCAACGTGTGCGTTAGAAGATCGCTTAGTGAATATTCCCGATGTCTATGAAGCTGTAGGATTTTCATTTGAGGGAACGAAGAAATTCGATCAAGGCACAGGTTATCGCTCAAAATCCATGCTGGTTATTCCTATGAAAAATCATGAACATGAGATTATTGGTGTGTTGCAACTTCTCAACAAAATAGATGAACATACCCATGAAGTGAGTGCTTTTAATGATGAAGATGAAAAGATCACACTCTCGCTTGCATCACAAGCAGCGATTGCTATTACCAATACGTCACTTATTCAAGGACTTGAAAATCTTTTAGAATCTTTCCTCAAAAGTATTATTTTTGCTATCAGTAAAAAATCACCTTATACGGCTGGGCATATTGAGCGCATGGTCAAACTAAGCGTCATGATCGCTGAAGCAATCAATCAAGACACCTCTTTATATGCCGATAAACACTTTAGTGCTGAAGAGATCAAACAGATCAACTTTGCTGCACTCATGCATGACATTGGTAAACTTGCAACGCCTGAACAAGTCGTCGATAAAGCCACTAAATTAGAAGCCATATTTGATCGTATTCATATGATTGAATGCCGCATCAAAACAGTTGAAAAAGCTTTACATGTAAAACTGTTGGAAGATAAAATAGCTCTTTTAGAAGGCAAGCAACAAGGTGACATTCACGCTTTAGAAGCAAGCTACCATCAACAGATAGAAACTCTACGTGAAGCGTTTGTATTGATTCAATCCAGCAATAAAGGCGACTCCTTTCTAAACGATGATAATGCTTCCAAAATCCAAGCGCTTGCAAAACAGTCATGGCTCATTGGAGATGAAACGTATAGGATTCTCACAGAAAATGAAGCGTATCATCTGAGCACCCAAAAAGGAACTCTCACTCAAGAAGAGCGTACCATTATCAACGATCATGCAAAACTTAGTGTCGACATTTTAAACCGCCTTCCCTTCCCTAAAAAATACCAACAAATTCCTCAAATTTCAGGCAATCACCATGAAAAAATCAATGGAAAAGGTTATCCGCAAGGACTGAAGGGCGATGAAATCAGCTTTGAAGCACGTATCTTAGCTATTGCTGACATCTTTGAAGCCTTGACAGCCAGCGATAGGCCATATAAAGCAGGCATGCCTCTTTCGACAGCCATGAAAATACTTTACTTTATGGCAAAAGATGATGAGTTAGATTCTAAGCTTGTGAAATTCTTTTATGATTCTGGGCTGTATTTACAGTATGCCAAAGAGGCACTCCCCGAACAGAGTATAGACACTGTCACGGTGGATTTTAGTACACTCTAGGTTGTGCTGTTTTTTACCTCATTTTAAAGTAATTTTTTCATGTTTAACGATTCTTTAACACGTTTTGGATATAATCCTTAGTTCTACATTATTTTGAAAACAAAGGACATCCCTTATGACCACCGTTTTATTGGTTTTACAATTTGTATTAACCGCTATTTTAACTGTTTCTGTACTTCTACAAAAAAGCTCATCTATCGGCCTTGGTGCTTACAGTGGAAGCAATGAATCCCTTTTTGGTGCAAAAGGACCAGCGGGTTTTATGGCAAAATTTACTTTTATCATTGCAACACTTTTCATTGTAAATACACTCGCTTTGGGTTATTTTTACAACCAAACTAAAAAAGTATCGATTGCTGAAGATATCAAAATCGAAAAAAGCGTTGTACCAAGTGTTCCAGCTCCACTGACAACTGCTCCAGCAGCTCCTGAAGCTCCAGCATCTAAATAATCCGTTATGAAATCTTTTTGGCTTGTGTTGTGTTTGAGTGTGATGGTATGGGCAGACGCCCATATCTTCATCTACCATCGTTTTAACGATTCCAGATATCCCACTACCAACACAACGCTCGAAGAGCTTCGAAAAGAGTTTGACTACTTTAAGAAAAATGGCTACGAAGTCATTCCTCTTGAAAAACTTGTCACTGCCCTTCACAACAAAGAAACCATCCCCGATAATTGGATTGTACTCACCATTGATGATAATTACAAAAGTTTTTATGAACATGGTTTAGCACTTTTTAAAGAGTACAACTATCCATTCACAATGTTTGTCTATGTTGGAGCAACGGAGCAAAAGTATGGCGATTTTATGAGTTGGGAACAGCTTAAAGAGATAGCCAAATATGGCTCTTTAGAGTTTCATTCACTGAATCATCCGCATATGACTGAACTGAGTGATGAAGCACTTAAAAAAGATTTTGATGAAGGCTTGAGCTTATTTGAAAAGCGTCTTGGTATCAAACCTCGTTATTTTTCATACCCTTTTGGTGAATTTAGTCCTCGTGTCAAAGCAATGGCAACTCGCTATGGTTTTGAAGCCATTTTAAACCAAACAATGGGCGCAGTAGCCAGCTTTAGTGATCCTATGGACCTAGACCGTTCAGCCCTTGTCGGTAAAAGTGACTTAGGTGGATTTTTAAAGTATAAAGCCCTTGAAGCTACGTGGATAGAACCTACTGTTTTACTGAATGATGGCAAACTGACCTCTTTACATGTAAAAGTGCAAACAAGTGCTTCCAAAGGTGGTATTTACATCAGCGAACATGGTTATTCCGAGGTGAGCTTAAGTGATGGCGTTTTTGAAGCTCAAATCAATAAAATATTGACCAAAGATCGCACACGGATTATCGTCTCCGTGGGCAACAAAATTTCAACGAAACTACTTGTAAAGGATAAATATGGAACTCAGTAAAATCTATGCTGAACAAAAAGAGCATATGGAAAAATGTATTGCGGCACTTAAACGTGACTTTATGACCATTCGTAGTGGTAAAGTCTCAACTACCATTTTAGACAACATTCATGTTGATTACTACGGAACACCAACAGGACTTAGCCAAGTAGCGACTGTTTTAGCAACCGATGCAACAACGATTACGATTTCTCCGTGGGAGAAAAAGATGCTCAGAGAAATCGAAAAAGCGATTATGCAAGCAAACATCGGTGTCAATCCAAATAACGATGGTGAAACCATTAAGCTTTTCTTCCCTCCAATGACAACTGACCAACGCAAAGAGGGTGCAAAACAGGCTAAAACAATGGGTGATAAAGCCAAAATTGCAATTCGCAATGTCCGTAAAGACTCGAATGACCAAGTAAAAAAACTCGAAAAAGATAAACTTATCACGGAAGATGGTTCTAAAAAAGGACAAGATGAAGTGCAAAAAATCACCGATGCAACGGTTTCTAAAGTCGATGAGCTCGTGAGAGAAAAAGAATCCGAACTCCTAAAAATTTAAGGACACCTATGCAAGTTGAAAAAATTTATAAAGACGCCAACGCCCTTTTAGAGGGACACTTTTTACTCAGCAGTGGAAAACACTCACGTTACTATCTTCAAAGTGCAAAAGTCTTGGAAGATCCAAAAGTTGCGGAGCAATTAGCGGTTGAGTTGGCAAAAATGATTAATGCTTCACATCTTGAGATTGATACCATCTGCTCACCAGCACTTGGTGGCGTTTTAGCGGGTTATGAGCTTGCACGCGCC
It contains:
- a CDS encoding surface lipoprotein assembly modifier, coding for MKKILIICCIISSLLASSLETFKSDYDQALKLYNSGDFQNASIQFYALSEVAPENVEVNFYLGRSSLELKHYDDAVSAFDRVLILNPSHVRTKLELARLYFEIQQYDTAQSLLDGVLQEQLPLTVQENVVALKSAIDQQRAKHTFGGALILAWDYDTNIGNDVGRGVTQNVLSIIDLPGNNQRKSAGLAQTLVLNHSYDMGEKGGFAWDTAFIAYNKNLTQYSDKDLMFFSLSTGPSYTYDIYKLSLQAGYDKVRLESDDYMNITHFSLNLKAILTPELMLETDITQKRNLHTQSSNTTDSDATLYTMGVRYALNPQDPWIIAAYISYKDENERDKAAAQYGVSLDEWSYRLELSKEIFKDFRATIGYTYKDTNYKEFDALFNLKRSDTEDYYSTSLSYMLTKQSSVMLSYAYSDHASNNALYTYKKNVTALSYIYSF
- a CDS encoding FecR family protein; the protein is MSKWGRLGILMCLILSTQLWASIGKVSLLKGEAIANRDNQTIALANGTTLEEHDLISTRANSQIQLTFEDKTVITLGSESILDINQYLNDAQEPKAKFKFNQGTFKSITGNIGKKAPENFNLETKTATIGIRGTTVLGQTNMPPQNGREQPDIIGCSSGKIVVVTPMGSVEIGAGFATTVTPNQAPTAPQPLSTTPLTTTSSTQSSQNGNVILASSVTSTNNNVNEVANNTLQESTQNSVTNTANTAKNQSIFYPSIGLTGGILDYEPFKSSISYYIQGIDSTLTFGLNYRPYNIDPDTGEYAHAHSYTTLLLENIPLMDTNGWADLNTINNTVTGFKYLTKTLNSSNNPVTLSLNNSDITLSSYSLLQDANEELFIASLNNNDIGYTQKFIIGQQSSSIPDSTILYYADPFDSISPTIYPELTGSNNALAINTTNRNALGFSVDGSTNKIIITIGSLDSHNSLSLKDYSLTTSNDADYIRNWSYTSLSGAVYGSTNQAIGVNGIKTTYNFDGDYISSYGTTTGIAVQTTSSTPTASQRYNAVQTLDGLITNALGNSDLTIQLNKNTGVVSVASSLLSIDGTGASSKSAYIHDDYFAAITLDTYDHTTPALTSYLIAIPMETQDDYVSWGYWGKSTLNNTNQIETDTSPFSTWVAGVKTDTSVIQNLVTNSASYTYNGAVIGAAREGGTWGSIKNDGSNLINLSINFANVNPITGTIAFNTSNNGSWSSTVTTSALTASTSSFAANLSSANSYGSLKGNFYGPTANAVAGSFSLSKISDDIASGSFKAIK
- a CDS encoding methyltransferase domain-containing protein, which produces MDILIHMIAKHINEFSKNAHSYDDYTSLQREVAHYLISRIDSQPKKILDLGCGSGAVFKNITWEIEHFTGVDNALKMCELHPTCKDVEIICEDFEEPTLFETLNPPYDLLISSSALQWARDIEALISQLALTCKEGAFAIFTDKTFETIYAMSGQSTFLPNATALIKLFENYFTCKHETKIFRLFFEDNLSKFRYIKKSGVSGGEKRLSIAQTKAIIQNYPHDYLEFEVLFVWGVSKMFQKVNKI
- a CDS encoding CHASE2 domain-containing protein, with product MGYLYYSSFWQPFEYKIKDIMLQSRGEIKGDENIVIIDIDEKSLKALGQWPWSRDKIAKLLQNLSDLGVAIIGLDVVFAEADSSSPQKVLKQLGLPHQGVPDFDAIFAQTISETPTIVGYVFALTPDAIEPEGNPKSAAIIVEQNRPPHSSLIKPYRAILNIPQIQKQAYSSGYFNTIPDSDGIVRSIPLIMEYDGILYPSLSLEMVRIALNEKKINIVYDENGLRQIEIGEHIIPTDFFGRLMVNYRGRQHSYDYISAIDVYTNRVNPLHVKDKIALVGTSAAGLLDLRSTPFESVYAGVEVHANAIDNILHQEYLAKPIWTRGVDLLSIVALCAITLVILLLPSAFFSFSALVTLNLMVILAHYYSMIYQGTLFNTILPLVAINLLFIVGQAINYFLEIRQKELIKHKFASKVSPAVMNNILASEDDVLQGIEKEITIFFSDVRNFTAISEAAGDAKSLIHLMNAYMDPMSQIIIRSGGTVDKFIGDAIMAYWNAPISMEDHADKAVSAALEQLHHLKSLNAELKANPEFSKVVAMAEAKGMPIIDIGIGINTGVAIVGEMGTSSRSDYTVIGDPINLGSRLESLCKYYNSHLTISNFTKAKLEGAYIFRFLDLVTVKGKSEPIEVWQIHDFDAPQKEPLYSVSYEMLQEELRLHHEAITLYKEARFEEALACFEALQQRETKTNHAIYTIYCERCSHYITFPPSAFKGVFVHTTKG